One Choloepus didactylus isolate mChoDid1 chromosome 8, mChoDid1.pri, whole genome shotgun sequence DNA window includes the following coding sequences:
- the LOC119542242 gene encoding olfactory receptor 6C2-like: MKNQTALTTFILMGLTDDPQLKILLFIFLFLSYILSVAGNLTIITLTLVDSHLKTPMYLFLQNFSFLEISFTTACVPRFLYSISSGDRSISYDACASQLLFTDLFAVTEFFLLAIMSYDRYLAICKPLRYTTIMNSKECKNFILFCWIAALMIILPPISLGVGLEFCDSNVIDHFCCDASPILKISCSDTWLIEQMVIVCAVLTFIITLMCVTLSYIYIIRTVLRLPSAQQKKKAFSTCSSHMIVVSITYSSCIFIYVKPSAKEEVAINKGISLLITSISPMLNPFIYTLRNKQVKQATIYLIKKLAFLSKA, encoded by the coding sequence ATGAAAAACCAAACAGCACTAACAACCTTCATCTTGATGGGACTGACAGATGACCCTCAGCTGAaaattctcctttttattttcctatttctttcctaTATATTGAGTGTAGCTGGAAACCTAACCATCATCACCCTTACTCTTGTTGACTCCCACCTTAAAACACCTATGTATCTTTTCCTCCAAAATTTCTCCTTCTTAGAGATTTCATTCACAACTGCTTGTGTTCCCAGATTCTTGTATAGCATATCATCTGGAGACAGGTCCATTTCCTATGATGCTTGTGCCAGTCAGCTGTTGTTTACAGacctctttgcagtaacagaatTTTTTCTCCTGGCCATAATGTCCTATGATCGTTACTTGGCCATCTGCAAACCGCTGCGTTACACGACCATCATGAACAGCAAAGAATGCAAGAACTTTATCCTTTTCTGTTGGATAGCAGCACTGATGATCATTCTCCCCCCAATCAGTCTGGGTGTGGGTCTGGAATTCTGTGACTCTAATGTCATTGATCATTTTTGCTGTGATGCATCTCCTATCCTGAAGATCTCTTGTTCAGACACATGGCTGATAGAACAGATGGTTATAGTATGTGCTGTGCTGACTTTCATCATCACCCTCATGTGTGTAACTCTTTCCTACATTTATATTATTAGGACAGTTCTGAGACTTCCCTCTGCTCAACAGAAGAAAAAGGCCTTTTCCACTTGTTCCTCCCACATGATTGTTGTTTCTATTACTTATAGTAGCTGCATCTTCATTTATGTCAAACCTTCAGCCAAGGAAGAGGTGGCTATTAATAAAGGGATTTCACTCCTTATTACTTCTATTTCACCAATGTTGAATCCCTTTATTTACACACTGAGAAACAAGCAAGTGAAGCAAGCTACTATTTACTTAATAAAAAAACTTGCATTCCTCTCAAAggcttaa
- the LOC119542252 gene encoding olfactory receptor 6C2-like: MMRNRTITTFILLGLTDDPQLKVLIFIFLFLTYMLSVTGNLTIISLTFIDCHLRTAMYFFLQNFSFLEISFTTACIPRYLHNISTGDKIITYYACAVQIVFTYLFGITEFFLLATMSFDRYVAICKPLYYVTIMNNRVCHRLMISCWMTGLLIIIPPLSLGLHLEFCDSNVIDHFFCDATPLLKISCSETWLIERMILVCAVLTFIMTIMCVVLSYIYITMTILRFPSAKQRKKAFSICSSHMIVVSITYGSCIFIYIKPSAKEEIALNKGVSLLVSSISPMLNPFIYTLRNKQVKKAFNDSIKRIALLSKK; the protein is encoded by the coding sequence ATGATGAGAAATCGTACAATAACAACATTCATCCTGTTGGGACTGACAGATGACCCACAACtgaaggttttaattttcatatttttatttctcacctACATGTTGAGTGTCACTGGGAACCTGACCATTATCTCCCTCACGTTCATAGACTGCCATCTTAGAACAGCCATGTActtttttctccaaaatttctccttCTTGGAAATCTCATTCACAACTGCTTGTATTCCCAGATACTTGCACAACATATCAACTGGTGACAAAATTATTACCTATTATGCTTGTGCTGTTCAAATAGTTTTTACTTACCTTTTTGGTATAACAGAATTTTTTCTTCTGGCCACAATGTCCtttgaccgctatgtggccatctgtaaaccTCTGTATTATGTGACTATCATGAATAACAGAGTCTGCCATAGACTAATGATCAGCTGTTGGATGACTGGCTTGTTAATCATAATTCCCCCACTTAGTTTGGGCCTTCATCTGGAATTCTGTGACTCTAACGTCATTGATCATTTTTTCTGTGATGCTACTCCCCTTTTAAAGATCTCGTGCTCAGAAACATGGCTCATAGAGCGAATGATTTTAGTGTGTGCTGTGTTGACTTTCATCATGACCATTATGTGTGTAGTTCTGTCTTACATTTATATCACCATGACAATTCTAAGATTTCCCTctgcaaaacaaaggaaaaaagcttTTTCTATATGTTCTTCCCACATGATTGTGGTTTCTATCACCTATGGCAGTTGCATCTTCATCTATATTAAACCCTCAGCAAAAGAAGAGATAGCTCTTAATAAAGGGGTTTCCTTGCTAGTTTCTTCTATTTCACCTATGTTGAATCCATTTATTTATACCCTGAGAAACAAGCAAGTGAAGAAAGCCTTTAATGACTCAATCAAAAGAATTGCATTGCTttcaaagaaataa